TGTGATGACGAGATCAAGGGTGCGCCGGTCACTTTCACTATGATAGCGGATATGCCCGTCCGGCGTGCGCGTGACCCATTCCTGTACCCGCCCGCCGGCCACGCGTTCGAGGCGCCGCAGCTGTCCCCCCTCGAACGTGACCCGCCACTGCACGGGCGTTCCGATGTCGGCGCGGAGGACCGACCCGTCCATCCGAGCCACCGTGTCGGCGAGCGGGGGGACGGCCAGCCGGCCGAGCGCCGCCCATAGGAGGGGGGCCGGCGGGACGAACCGCATGGCGGCACGGCCCCCGGGCAGGCGCAGGTCGCCGTCGATGAGCACCGCGGCGGCGCCGCCCATCCCCCCAGCCAGGAACAGGTCGAGCCGCACGCTGTCGGGGGGCGCGATCCGGGCGGCCCCTTCTCCGCGCGCCACGAGGTCGCCGTCCTCGAGTTCCCAGTGGAAGACGAGCTTGCGGTGGCCGGCGCCGAGGTCGGCGCGCGGAAAGCGGACCGGCGCCGGCGCGCCGCGCAGCGGCGCGAGGCGCGGCGCGCATCCCCCCGCGACGAGCAGGGAGGCGAGCAGCGCCAGGCGGTTACCGCGCCGCCTGCAGCTGGGCACGAAATTCGGTGGGCAGCGCCGTGGGACGCCCCGCGCGGTCGAGCGCGACGAGCGTGGTGCTGGCGGTGACCAGGCGCTGGCCGGTATCGGCATTCACGATCAGGTACTCGAACGCGACGGCCCGCGACCGGACGTCGGTCAAGCGCGTCTCGACGCGAATCCGATCGTCGTACCGCGCCGCGGCGTGGAAGCGCAGCGCCGCGTCTGACACGGCCAGCGCCACCCCGCGCCGCTCGAGTTCGGCGTAGCTGATCCCGAACTGGCGGATGAAGTCGGTACGGCCGATCTCGCACCAGACGAGATAGTTGGCGTGGTACACGACGCCCATCTGGTCGGACTCCGCGTAGCGCACACGGAGTTCGCTCAGCTGCACGTGGCTCATGAACGCGAGGCGCGGGGCGCGCCGGATGCGGGACGCGGGGTCATCTGGCGCGAAGAATAGAGCGCGGGTCGGGTTTGTAAAGACGCGGCGCCGAGGCTAGAATGAGCGCGTGCTCGCCTCGCCCTGCTACATCTTCTCGGATATCCATCTCGGGTTCGCCCCCGCGGACGTGGAGCGCCAGCTCCGGGGATTCCTGCGGGATCTGCGTGGACGGGCCGGATCGGTGGTGATCAACGGCGACCTGTTCGAATTCTGGTTCGAATGGCGGCGGGTGATGCCGCGGGCGGGGTTCCGCGTGCTCAGCGCCATCGCCGATCTCACCGACGACGGCGTGCCGGTGCTGATGATCGGCGGCAATCACGACTGCTGGGGCGGCGAGATCCTGCGCGCCGACGCCGGCGTCGACTTCCAGTTGGGGCCGTGGCGCGGCGAAGTGGCGGGCTGGCGGGCGTGCATCGAGCACGGCGACGGGCTGCGCGACCGTGAGGACCGCCGGTACCGCGCGTTGCGCGCGGTGCTGCGCAACCCACTGGCGATCCGGGCCTTCCGGTGGATCCACCCGGACTGGGCCACGGCGCTGGCGGGCGGCAGTTCGCACGCCAGCCGCTCGTACGCCGCGCGGGACGGCGGCCGCGGGCTGCGGCAGGTGGCGGAACACCGGCTCGCTGCCGATCCTTCGCTGGACCTGCTCGTGTTCGGCCACTCCCACGTGCCTGCCCTGGAGCGAATGCCAACCGGCGGGATATACGCGAACGCCGGCTCGTGGCTCGACGCGCCCACCTTTCTACGGGTCACGCCAGAGCGCGTGGAACTGCGCCGGTGGGACGGGTCAGCCGAGGGGGTGGCGCTCGACGTCGTCGATCGCGCTGCCCAGAAAACGCTGTCCCAGGGCGAGGAATAGCGACGGCTCGTCGGACGCCACGAAGTGGTACCGCGGCGTTGCGCCGTCCGGTGCCGACAGACCACGATCGTGGAGCACGCGCGCCGTCTCGGCCGCCGTTTCCTCGGCGCTGTCGATGAGCCGCACGTCGGCGCCCAGCACCTCGTGGAGCAGCGGCTTGAGCAGCGGATAGTGGGTGCAGCCGAGCACCACCGTGTCCACGTGGTGGCCCACGACCGGCCGCAGGTACTCCTGGGCCACGAGCCGCGTCGCGTCGCGGTCGGTCCATCCCTCCTCGACGAGGGGAACGAACAGCGGGCACGCTTGCGCGGTGACCCGCGCATCGGGGCGCAGGGCGTGGATCGCGCGGTCGTACGCCCCCGACCGCACCGTGCCGGCCGTGCCGATGACGCCGATGGCTCCCGAGCGGCTGGCGGCGACGGCGGCCCGGGCGCCCGGCTCCACGACGCCGATCACGGGAATGGCGCGCTCGGCACGGAGCATCGGCAGGGCGTGGGCGGTGGCGGTGTTGCAGGCGACGACGATCGCCTTCACCCCGCGCTGCTGCAGGAAGTCGGCGATTTCGCGGCTGTACCGCTGCACCGTCTCCGGGCTCTTGTTGCCGTACGGGACGCGCGCCGTGTCGCCGAAGTAGATGATGCTCTCATGCGGGAGCTGCCGCATGAGTTCATGCACCACGGTGAGGCCACCGATGCCGGAGTCGAACACTCCGATGGGGGCGGGATCACTCATCGCACGTGCAGCGTGAGTCCGACGTTCGTGCCGGTGCTGGTCGGGTGCACGGAGAGCTCAGCCGGCAGATCCCAGAGGTTGGCCGACACGTAGGCGTCGAGCCCGCTGAAGAGATGGTTGGCCACGAGGACGGCGATCCAGTCCTCGACGTGGGCGCGCCGGCTGCGGATGAGTTGGCTGTTGTAGGGCGACGCCTGCATCACGACGCCGCTCTGTCCCGTGGCGGGGTCCCACCGGGAGACGACGATGCTATCGGTACCGGCATTGCGCGCCTGCCGCAGGTCGAACTGCGCCTGGCGCAGCATGGTGACGCACATCGCTTCGAGGGCGATGAACAGCGCCGACGCGCGAGGACGGCCGAGCACGGTCTGCGCGTATCCCGGGACGATGAACGAGTACGCGAACGACCGGGCCGGCGACAACGGCGGCATGAGTTCCCGGCGCGGACCCTGGGTGGTATCGGCGGCCGGCTTGGCTGCGGCCGCCGGCGGCGGGCGCAGGGTGTCGGCCTTCTGCGCGCCGGCGCGCCGGGCGGTCCCGGCCATGGCCAGCAGAGCGGCTGACAGGATCAGCGTGACACGCACGGCATTCCGCACACGAACGCTCCTCGAATTTCCCCGGGCTCTCGCTGGCGGGAGTGCATGGGAATCGAACCCACCCAACCCGACATCGTCAGGTCGCAACAGTTTTGAAGACTGCGGAAGCCACCAGGCCTCCTCCACTCCCCACGTCACACGAGGACCAGCGCCACAGGGCCGGCAGCACGAACGCCGCCGATCTCCACGGCTCCCGGTACGCGGGAAAGATAGTCGTCCAAGCGGTGCGCCGGCACGGCGACGAGCAGACCTCCCGAGGTCTGCGGGTCG
This window of the Gemmatimonadaceae bacterium genome carries:
- the murI gene encoding glutamate racemase; amino-acid sequence: MSDPAPIGVFDSGIGGLTVVHELMRQLPHESIIYFGDTARVPYGNKSPETVQRYSREIADFLQQRGVKAIVVACNTATAHALPMLRAERAIPVIGVVEPGARAAVAASRSGAIGVIGTAGTVRSGAYDRAIHALRPDARVTAQACPLFVPLVEEGWTDRDATRLVAQEYLRPVVGHHVDTVVLGCTHYPLLKPLLHEVLGADVRLIDSAEETAAETARVLHDRGLSAPDGATPRYHFVASDEPSLFLALGQRFLGSAIDDVERHPLG
- a CDS encoding UDP-2,3-diacylglucosamine diphosphatase, which encodes MLASPCYIFSDIHLGFAPADVERQLRGFLRDLRGRAGSVVINGDLFEFWFEWRRVMPRAGFRVLSAIADLTDDGVPVLMIGGNHDCWGGEILRADAGVDFQLGPWRGEVAGWRACIEHGDGLRDREDRRYRALRAVLRNPLAIRAFRWIHPDWATALAGGSSHASRSYAARDGGRGLRQVAEHRLAADPSLDLLVFGHSHVPALERMPTGGIYANAGSWLDAPTFLRVTPERVELRRWDGSAEGVALDVVDRAAQKTLSQGEE
- a CDS encoding thioesterase family protein, which encodes MSHVQLSELRVRYAESDQMGVVYHANYLVWCEIGRTDFIRQFGISYAELERRGVALAVSDAALRFHAAARYDDRIRVETRLTDVRSRAVAFEYLIVNADTGQRLVTASTTLVALDRAGRPTALPTEFRAQLQAAR